The Oncorhynchus masou masou isolate Uvic2021 chromosome 2, UVic_Omas_1.1, whole genome shotgun sequence genomic sequence tggctcagttctgtcggacatgccacacatgtcagataacaggaaaaccaaatcaggttattcctcccgctcctctttgtcccatacctgtcataggtgaaccattcgagcatgtggtggttgattgtgtcggaccgttaccgaagacaaaatcgattaaccagtttttgttaacgataatgtgtatggctacaagataccccgaggccattcctctgagaaggattacagccccggtagtgagtaaagccttaataaaattcttcacgacattcgggttacctagggtggtacaaagcgatcaaggtaccaatttcctatccaagctcttcaggcaggtgttaaaatccttgtcaattacgcaccgtgtgtcaagcgcctatcacccagagtctcagggtgcacttgaaagatggcatcagacactgaagtctatgctacgtaaatattgtttggaatctgagaaagattgggatgagggagttcctctagttttgtttgctgctcgtgaaactgtgcaggagtccctaggtttcagcccggctgaactggtgtttggtcacacagtgagaggaccaatgaaagtccttaaagaacagttcttgtcccaagagttgtgtaccagagatgagaatgtgttggactacgttagtcgctttcgtgagcgcctacaccaagcttgtgctctcgcaaaggaagctctgtcttcctcacagaggaGCATGAAAATACATTATGATAAAGAGGCTGTTTCTCGTCCACTACagccaggtgaccaagtactggtgttattacctgttccaggatcttcactgtcagctcgtttctcgggtccttatttaattgaaaagaaaataagtgaaactgactatgtgcttcaaactcctgatagacaacgccaatctcgtgtgtgtcacattaacatgttgaaagCTTACCACACCCGACCCATCACACATTTAGAGAGTTCAAAAACATAGGAAGGTACTGCTGTCttctctgctactactgctatgattgtggactgtcatattgatgatgttgatggcttggagttgcgcaatactcagcagcagtgtgttagattgcccaactcagaaatgctgctgtctatccaatccggtctggttcatttaacggatggacaggccaatgatattgtgaggctactacacagttttccatgtctctttaatgacgttcctacttgcacaaatgtgttggaacatgacaatgttggaaatgctacacctatcaagcaacacccatatcgtatcaacgcttccaagaggaagataatgagggatgaggtgagatatttgttggagaatgacctGGCTAAGCCAAGTTCAAGCCCTTGGAGTTCTCCTTGCATTTTGGTTCCTAAACCTGATGGTACGTCCAGGTTATGTACGGATTATCGAAAGGTAAATTCTGTCACAATGCCAGATTCGTTCCCGTTACCCCGACTGGACGACTGTATCGACACTATTGGTGCTGCTAAGTATGTAACTAAGTTAGACCTCTTAAAAGGTTACTGGCAGGTTCCGTTAACTTCACGTGCTTCTGAGATTTCTGCTTTTGTGACCCCAGACAACTTCCTACAGTACTCAGTCATGGCTTTTGGGATGCGAAATGCACCAGCCACCTTCCAACGACTGGTTAACTCCGTATTAGCTGGCGTTCCTAATTGTAGTGCATACTTTGATGACCTAGTGATTTATTCGTCTGAGTGGTCAGATCATGTTGACTCGATAAGGGTAGTATGTGAACGGTTGGCAGCTGCTTCTCTAACCGTGAACTTGGCAAAGtgcgagtttgggaaggctactgttacctatctcggtaaagaggttggccatggacaggtgcgccctgttgatgccaaggtcttggctataactgcattccctgcacctaccaccagacgagagctacgccgctttttagggatggtagGCTACTAcagtagcttctgtaaaaatttctctgcggtagttgctccattaaccgatttgcttagtccggctagatcatttgtgtggtcccctgattgtaagagcgcttttgaatcagcgaaagcactcttatgtagtacacctgtacttgctgctccagattttgaacaaccgttcaaacttgaggtagatgctagtgccagaggtgctggtgctgttctactgcagcaggacaagagtggagtggatcatcccgtttgttatttttcacgtaaatttaataagtgtcaaacaaactatgcgacaatagaacaagaagctcttgctttgttgttggctctgcaatactttgaagtatatattggttccagtgctctacccgtgattgtatatactgaccataaccccttagtttttctccaccgactgtacaaccagaaccagcgccttatgcgttgggcgctgattgtacaaaattataatttggagatccgccacaaaaagggttctgataatgtgttggcagatgctttgtctcgtgtgtgaaaatgatttctgcatgttttgcaaggttgttgctttgttgtgAGTATTCATagaaatactgtagtcgcaacccctagggttgctcttttaagggtgggggggattacggatacagttatcctgtgtgtatcctgtgtgtttcttttctctccttctcccctctcaggtgaaaatcatcactccccaatcagtcaacaatcaatcatcaatcagaagacacacctcctcctatttcctgacctatcacagttccttccccatggtttaaaaaccccatcatttgtttgttctggagcTCAGCCCagcctctctgtaaatgccatgtctgtaggtctctgtgtttcacgctcgctttgtgtcttaacctcgcttttgtttaagcacctcatagcactttgtcatcacctgtgagtattgtttttggttatggtgtttttgttgctggtgggaaaagggggaaaccaagacaagtcgcccatgggcatacactacccgtaggtgaactttgttaaatacactagttagaactgggcggaccacccactgtatttttggttagttagctgttgttaaagtaggctagtctagcttaggggtgtttttgaatacttattgtttctttccttgggtccagctcagccccttttcctgctccccccattaccgtgtgtttataaataaacctagagtttgacggtagatttctgttgtcgtggttatttcgttcacacttttactttgtcacaataataatttgcatgagttatgttacgagtctcattaccatcccccctagactgtcgggccaaaagggattcgtaacaccaaccgtgaagcacgagggtggcagcatcatgttgtgggtgtgctttgctgcaggagggaatggtgcaagtcacaaaatagaaggcatcatgaggcaggaaaagtatgtggatatattgaagcaacatctcaagataaagcttggtcgcaaatgggttttccaaatggacaatgaccgcaagcatacttccaaagttgtggcagaatggcttaaggacaacaaagtcaagatattggagtggccatcacaaagccctgacctcaatcctatagaaaatttgtgggtagaactgaaaaggtgtgtgtgagcaagaaggcctacaaacctgactcagttacactagctctgtcaggaggaatgggccaaaattcaccaaacttattttgggaagcttgtggaaggctaccagaaacatttgacccaagttaaacaatttactaccaaatacaaattgagtgtatgtaaacttctgacccacttggaatgtgatgaaagaaataaaagctgaaataaatcactcaactattattctgacatttcacattcttaaaataaagtggtgatcctaactgaattGGGAAATTTTACTCGGattattgtgaaaaactgagtttaaatgtatttggctaaggtgtatgtaaacttcaactgtgtgtatgtgtatatacacacgcacacacacagtccgaCATCGCTCACCTTAAGAAAAATGTATTCCATtcttttacatttgtgtgtaatgcactgttggagctaggaacccAAGCATTTCGCTAAACCCACAATAACATCGGCTAAACACGTGTACGcaacaaataaaattagatttgctTCCAACATCTAAGTAGGTATATCTAGCCGTATGATAACACACTGATTGAATGGCTTGTCCTGCACTTTGTGAAACCCCAGAGTGCATCCAGGTGACTTACAAAAATGTATAAACGCATGACTGTTTGtttggccccagcgggaatcaaacccataaCCCCTGGCGTTGCAAACGCTTACCGACTGAGTCACACAGGACCAAGACAAGAACGAGGGGTATCGGTGAAACCCCAAATTGCCAATCTTGGACTATTCACGTTGAGAATAAGGCTTTCTGATTCATCCTAGTGAAGGCTTAAGATATGGATGCAGTTTATCTTTCCCCTCTATTGTATGACAACCAGCCACACAAGCATTTGTCCACTTCCACTCATGACTCATAGCAAACGGGTGATAAAATAAATATACAAACCAGCTCGGGACAGGAAAAGCGACATGGCCCCTGACCCGGAGCCTGACTCCAACACACAGTCTCCCTCTGTGACGtccatcatcatcagcatcatacTGGCATcctggagagaggaagaaagaagagagtgtgaaagagacagAAAAACATAGGATATAAGTCTTTCCTACAATGAGCTGTTGTAGATTAGTATGTATTGTGCAGTTAAAGTATAATCTCTGATATCAAATCATGTAATGTTTGATTCCACAAGCCAAGCCAACAGTCAAGACTATACCATTGCGTCGGTGATTGCACTGCATGCACTCTCCATAAGCAACAATAATACTGCTCAGTAGCATGATGTATTCTGGGGAAAAAAGGTTATGCCTCTTCCAGTGCCAGAAAGGAGCATCTGCTACATACAATACCTTTGGATAGGCGATTGCCGGCCCCCTCTTCATATAAAGCACGTATTCCTCCAGGTTGGGCCGCCGTATAAGGATGGGTGTCCCGTGGATGGTCCGAATGAAGTCTCCTGCGTGGCGGCCGACGATGTCACTGTGTCCGATGGTGCCCCAACTGCTCTGGAGACGTTGCCCATCCTGCAGCTGAAACATCTTCCTAAACTCCACGCGGCCCTTCTTCCGGTACTCCGCCAACAGCAGTTCCCCAAAAGTGAGTAAATGCTCCCCGGGAAGAAGGGTGGGAGTCATAGGAGTCACATATCCCTCCACTTGTGAAGAATTGTTTACCTCTCTGAGAATCGGGCAACCATTTGGCTCTAGTACTGTGTTATCAATGACAGTACCCTCCTCTTTTTCTTCTCTCGGTCTAACTGTGTCATGTCCTATGTGCACCTGTGGTTCTGCACTTTCTACTTCTCCTTGTGAGCTGTGGGTCTTAGTCTCAGTCACCGAGGCTGCTGAAGTATTGTGGTCTTTTTGAACCCCAATCCCATCAGGTTCCCCCTGTTCCACTTCCaggttctcctcctctctcagtgCCAACAATTCTGGGGCTAGTGAGTCCTGAGGCAAAAGGCGACTAATCCTCTCCAAGGGTGAGAGTGGTCGCCTTTTACCAAACAAACCTCTTCCCTGGGTGTGCATAGGGGTTAGAGTCTGGGGTGAGGGGTCAAGGTTGTCTGTTGTTTTGCTCCCGTTCTCAttttcccctttctcccccttaGGATCAGTCCCAAAGCTCCTTGTGTACAGTGTACATGTAGGGAGTCGACTTTTGGGAAGGAACTGCCTGTATCCCTGCTGGCCAATGCAGGTGACACATATCCGCACCAGTCTTTGTGTGAAAAGACCTATCTGAAATCCAACAGACATCAGTGCGAAGTGGAGTAAAACTGGGTGTGCTGAATTGGTAGCATGTGGACAGTGTTTTCATGACACCAGCATGTTGCATTCAGTGTTCACAATGCTTTTTCAAATCACTAAGTGACACTTGACAAGTGACATATGATACTGACAGTGACTCGATTTCACAACGAACCTTGATGGAGAATAATAACCCACATTTGAAAAGTCCGGTCCTTCACAAATGAGAGAAGGCAGAAACGAGAGTAATTATAAATATACAATATACTATACATTTACATCAAGAATCATGAACAAAATTGACAGCGCGTTTACATTTCAGGAGGTAATGGCAGATAGCGTACAGAAGACATTGTGCATAGATCACctattttct encodes the following:
- the trmt61b gene encoding tRNA (adenine(58)-N(1))-methyltransferase, mitochondrial; translation: MSVGFQIGLFTQRLVRICVTCIGQQGYRQFLPKSRLPTCTLYTRSFGTDPKGEKGENENGSKTTDNLDPSPQTLTPMHTQGRGLFGKRRPLSPLERISRLLPQDSLAPELLALREEENLEVEQGEPDGIGVQKDHNTSAASVTETKTHSSQGEVESAEPQVHIGHDTVRPREEKEEGTVIDNTVLEPNGCPILREVNNSSQVEGYVTPMTPTLLPGEHLLTFGELLLAEYRKKGRVEFRKMFQLQDGQRLQSSWGTIGHSDIVGRHAGDFIRTIHGTPILIRRPNLEEYVLYMKRGPAIAYPKDASMMLMMMDVTEGDCVLESGSGSGAMSLFLSRAVGSKGSVMSVEIREDHHRRAVLNYNRWCSSWILRRGEEWPDNVQFHNSDLQGASLLLAGRGFHSIALDMINPQLVLPTVTPHLHPGAVCAVYLANITQVIDLLEGLRCSALPLLCERIIEVQLRDWLLAPAIQKDGRFCRRKAPPSARNQEEGENNKSDEEKEYTSSPEPAPYGSVPYIARPHPEQASHTAFLVKLRKSQG